TCCATAAGCTAATAACAGTACGATTACACTGCCGATTAAATCGATAAAATAATGCCATCCTAATAAAACACAAGAAACGATCAACAATAAATTAACTGGAATCAGAAGAATAAAAACAATAGGCCAGCAGCGTATTAGGGCAAGACAAAGCCAAGCCCAAATGACATGAAATGAAGGCATGGCGATCATCCCTCCATCAAGTGTTGATGGAGGGATGTAATGATGTAACTCAGCGAATTTTACACCCGTTGCATATTGTTCAGCCATAAAATAAGGACTACTGGTAAAACTTGCTGGACCCATTGTCGGGAAAAAATAATAAAAGGAAAAACCAAACAATGCAGTGAGAAGGAGCATTGTATAATATTCACGAATGTAGCTAAATTTACGGGCAAAAATAATAAGAATCGGTAGATAAGTCATTTGAAAAGGCAAACTGTCATAGCCTAGTGCAAGCATTGTTCTAAACCAGGGTTTATTTGCTGTCCACGCCATGAGCTCTTGCAAATTTATAAATAAAAAATGATCGGTTGTGATTAATTTTCTATCAATAGGATCGAAAGGTGTGAGTTGGATAGCGTTGGTGGCGTTTGCTATAACTGATACAACTAAAAAAAAGTAGACAAGCTCTCGAGCGACTTTGAAATACGGACTTTTTATACCAAACAATAGATAAGCCCCAATCAATGTCAGGGTTAGAATGATACCCATCATTGGCATTTCTTGAGGAAAGTAGTTATTACCCGGGAATTTGTAAATCAAATAGTTAATGCCAAATGCAACTGTGGATAAAATGCCGATGACTATTGCTATTATTAGATTAAAGTACCTAGCGTAAAATGGCATCGTTAAACTAATTATTCCGTGTCGCCGCTCTGTCGTTTTTGTTTAATTGCTTGGTAAATTTCTTCGCGGTGAACTTCGATTGACCTAGGGGCTTGCACTCCAAACTTTACATTTCCATGTTCTAAGGTTTTAAAAGCGACTATCTGAACGAGTTCACCCTTAACACAGACGGTCAATGGTACTTCAAACGGGATGGTCACAATATTCATTTAAAAACCTCTTTTGTTTTTAGTACGTTATATCTTATGGACAACCTAAAAGCAATGATTTTGCAAAGAACATTAAAGATTCATCAGCCTATTATTTGTTTTTTTACTAATTGATAATAAAAAGAAATTTATTAAAAGAACAATTTAATATATTAAAGGAAGCCATTAAATGTAACGGTATATGTAGAACTTAGTCAGTGTCAAGCTTGCAATTTTAACGACCGAGGTTTCTGTTTAATGCATTCAAAGTTTGCTAGCTTGCATAAAATCAGTTAATATTACGCGTTTTTTAAACCCTTGCCTTACCTGCTTTTTAGAGGAAGGCTTTATCCATAAGGAGAAATGATGAGACATTACGAAGTTGTGTTTCTAGTTCACCCTGATCAGAGCGAGCAAGTGCCAGCAATGGTTGAGCGCTATGAAGGTATCATCACAAAGCATGGCGGTCTGATTCATCGTAAAGAGGATTGGGGACGCAGACAATTAGCTTATTCGATTAAAGATGTGCACAAAGCGCACTATATTTTAATGAATATAGAATGTAATCAAACGGCTCTTGAAGAATTAAAAAATGCGTTCAAATTCAATGATGCCATTTTAAGACATTTAATCATTAATCAAAAGCATGCGATTACCGCTCCATCTGCGTTAATGAAAAAAGAAAAAGATGAACGAGCTGCCTAAGAAGGGGGAATAAACTATGTCAGGAACCTATTTTCGTCGGAAAAAAATATCTCGTTTTAGTTCTGATAGTTCTAGTGAAATTGATTATAAGGATCTAAATTTATTAAAAAACTACATTACTGAAACTGGAAAAATTGTACCAAGCCGTATTACTGGTACACAAACCCGTTTTCAGCGCCAGTTGGCAAAAGCCATTAAGCATGCACGATTCTTGGGCTTATTGCCTTACTGTGATAGCCATCGATAATGATGGCTCGCTTAGGCGAATTTTTAGGTAAACAAGGTCGTCTTCTATTAGAAAATGACCGCCTTGCCTTGTTGTACATTGCGGTTTTAGCTTTAATACCATTTGCGGCTTGGTTATCTGCAGCGGTTGTCGCGTTGATAACCTTGCGAAAGGGTTGGCTTGATGGTTTTAAAGGATTTGTGGTGGCTACACTAACCCTGCTTATCTTATCATTACCGTCCATGCCCTTATCTGCTGCGGTTATTACTGCGCTAATGGCTTTTTTACCTTGTTATTTAACTGCGGCACTTTTGCACTCAACTACCAGTTTGAAAATAGCAGGGTTTTTTATTGTTTTACAAGCATTGTTGGTTATCGCTTTAATCCATTGGTTGGCTCCTGAGTTTATCAGCAACCAATATCTTTATGTCCAAGCAATAATCAAAGAGTTGGAACGAGAAAGTTCTGATGGGAATATGACAAGTTTGTTGAGCAATAATGAAGCGGTTAACAAAATTGTTATCGCTAATTACATAGTTGGAGTTCAGGCTGTAAGTGTGCTTTTGTCAGCTGTGGTCTCCTTGTTATTGGCCCGCTCTGTACAATCCAGGTTGTATTATCCTGGGGGATTTAAACGAGATCTAGTCGCGTTTCGTGCAAGTGGTTTTGGAGTGATTATACTTGCTATTGCCATGATTGGCGCATACCGACACAATCCTTTGGCTTTAAGTTGTTTACCAGTGCTTGCTGTATATTATGTCTTTGCGGGTTTAAGCCTAAGCTTTAATGTTTTGGCCAAAGATAAGGGTGTGGGTACATTAGCTTTGCTATTGGTTCCATTAATTTTGCTACCATTTGTCATGTTACCGGTATATGTCATTTTTGGTGCTTTAGATAGTTTGTTTAATTTTAGATTACACCTGTCGCCAAATGCAGGTGGTAAATAGAATAAGGGGTTAATAAGATGGAAGTTATTTTATTAGAGAAAATCAGAAAATTAGGCGATTTAGGTGATAAAGTTGAAGTGAAAGCTGGTTATGGCCGTAACTTTCTGATTCCACAAAATAAAGCAGTGTTTGCCACTGAAGAAAATACTAAACTTTTTGAGGCGCGTCGCGCTGAGCTTGAGAAAAAAGCTAAGCAAACGTTCGCTGCAGCAGAGCAGCGTGCAGCTAAGTTAAACGATACTACTGTTGTCATCTCTGCAATGGCCAGCGATGAAGGCAAGCTTTATGGTTCGGTTGGTGCTAATGAAATCAAAGATGCATTACTTGCAAAATCAATCGAAGTAAGCAAGCGTGAAATTGTTATGCCAGATGGTCCAATTCACTCTATAGGTGATTTCACGGTTGAAATTCATCTGCATAGTGACGTAATAGCAAATTTGCAAGTACAAGTCGTTCCAGCTAAGTAACGTAATAGATTAGGTCAGCTTGTGTTGAATGTGGTGTAAATAGCCTAAATTCGCACAAGTTGTGGAAAACACAGCAAATAAAGCGCGGCAAAGTCGACTAAAGTAAACAGTTATTGTTACGTTTTCTTAATAGATGTGCCAAATATGGTTTTCCCAATGGGGACTGATCCGTTATAAAGAATTTAGTTCGTCCTAAGGTTATACAGCCAGGGTCTCTGACCCAAGGCTGTAGAACTAAATATTCTGAGCATTCCTGCGAAACAATGCATTACTCTCCACTGACTTGATCCCCATGAAATTCTACTCAACTCCTTCTGAATGGACTGAGTAGATTGGGGTTTAATTATGCACTACAGAAGTCGTATTACCCCAAGCATGTTCAGACAATAGTTCAGCCCCTATCATGAAACGGACTCCATTTGGCACCACTTTCAAGATACCATGAAAAAAACTCATATAGACAACTATGCTTCGTTTTTTACCATATTTTCTCACAAACTTTAATCAATTTTTGTCAAATCCAACATGGGGATCTGAGCAGTCATACTAAGAATAAGCAGAAGTCGTCTGATAACTATGTTATGAATTAAATTCGACAATGAGTGCGCCTCTCCCTTAACGAGAGTGTTCTATTTTATGGATAAATTCGCGTAAAACCTTAATCTTTCCATTTTATATTACATCCCAAACTTGGCTTTTGTTCAAAATCTAGTGGCTGATTGGTGAGTAGGCAATCTAAGGCTTGACGGATTGAGTTACCAGTGACTGCAATGTGATTGCCAGGACGAGAGTCATCTAATTGCCCTCGGTAGGATAGTTTCAGATTTGAGTCAAAAACGTAGAAATCAGGTGTGCAAGCTGCCTGATAGGCTTTTGCAACCTCTTGAGTTTCATCAAAGAGATAGGGGAAGGGATAGCCTTCAATAGAAGCAGTTTTTTTCATGTTTTCAGGAGAGTCGTCAGGATAGCTTTCTACATTATTGGAGTTAATGGCATAAAATTTAACCCCCTTAGGTATGTAGTCATTCGCTAAGCAAGTAAGCTCTTTGTTAATATGTTTTACGTAAGGACAATGGTTACAGATAAACATAACCACAGTTATTTTGCCTTTACTTGACTCATTTAAATTTACTTTTTTGCCACTGACTACGTCCAATAATGAAAAATGTGGGGCGTAAGTACCTAGTGGCAACATGTTCGATGCTGTTTTAGCCATAAAAACTCCCGTATTATTAATTTCTTATTTATAACGAGTTAAGAAAAAAACAGTTTATAGACAGCAATTAGGGCAAATAATGTATTAAGAATAGCCCACAATAACGTAATTAATTTTCCTCGATAAGCGCAATGAAAGGCATAAATTGCTATAGATAGGCCTCCAAAAAAGAAGATCCATTGATTTTCATAGGCAAATCCAATAGAAAGGAAGGCAATGCCGGAAATACCTATTAAAAGGAAAAGATTATTGAGTTGACCACTTAAAAGATAAAATACGAGAAGCTGCACGGATAAGAGAACAGGCAAAGCGATTTGTAACGTATTGCTGATATGAAGAAGAATGGCTCCATGGCCAGCAATAAGTATCATTTCAAGTGCAATAAAGTAAAGCAGTCTGAAATGAAGGGACGTAAATAAAAGTAAGGTTGAGCCTATGACGTAGTAAACTTGAGCGGGAGTTTGTGTTAGGCCAAACAGGAGTATGCAGGCACCAATAATCCCACTCAATAAAAATAGGCTGTCTTGTACTTTAGAGGTTACCAACGTAAATAGATCCCTTTGCTAGCTGCTTCGTTAATCACTTGGGATTGCGTTTTATTTGTCGAAACCCAATAGTTACCCATATTGCTGAGAGCAAATTTAACACGAGGATATTGGCATACCTCTAACACCTCGCGACAATTAACAGGGACATTGTTTTCGTTTTCTTTGACGAAGCATTGAAAATGTAAGTGGTCAACATCTGAAGCAAAGGCACCCCAGTTGGCAGGATCTAATTTTGCTGTGAGGGGGGGACTCATAAAGACTTCGCGTGTTTCATATCGTTGCAATTCAATAGGAACGCTGCTGCGATTCTGGATTAGATAAAAAGATTGTTCCCCACTCTCATTAACTACTAAGTAATTTTCATTATAACCAAAACCAGTTACTTCACAGCCATGTGGAAATGTATTGGCAGCAGCCATGCTACTAAAAAAAACAGTCATTGAAAAAATCGGGATGATTGTTTTATAAAGCGACATGCGAATCCTCTGTCTGTATTAAAATGGCGTATTCTAATGATAACTAGATCAAAAGTGAAATAAAATTACGCGTATCCGTGATGATTTCCTTTGACTCATCGCTATTTCCCATGGATTGATCCTGAGAGATCGTAGAGCAAAGCTAATGCCTATAGTCAAAATGTACAATAAAAGCTATTCCTTATTCGCAGCGATCCTTGATTTGATCATGGGTGAATAAGTTCTATACACGCTTAGCGTTAAGTAAATCACTACATATCCGATTGATAATACTAACCAAAGTGACTCAATATTAGGATAGCTCCAAAGGATGACTGCAGAACTGACCCCATAAGTCGCTGAAAAGCTGTGCATGACAACCTTTAAAAATTTAGACTCAGTAAGGTAATCGAGTCGGGATGGGTAGACATATTTTACAGGTACAAAAATTAATACACACAAAATAGAGAGGATCCAAGCATTAGTTGACATCGAAGTATCGAAGATGAACATATAGAATACGGCGATGTTCCAATAACAGGGAAAGCCCTTAAAAAAATGGTCAGTTGTTTTTGCATCTGCCTGGCAAAATTGATAAGCGGAGGTAATGACTATGGCTACGATGATGAATAAGAGGTAGCTGGGGGGCAACATGTCAGGCTTTACAAAAAGAAAGAAACAGGGCGTGATAACATAATTAAGATAATCAACAATATTATCGAGTAAAGTCCCATCGATATTAGGTAAGACAGATTTTACACCGACTAATCTTGCAAGCGAGCCATCCACAGCATCGATAAACACGGCTATTCCCATAAACCAAAGGGCTTGCACGTAGTTATGTTGGTAGATTTCAATGAGAGTTAGTATTCCAAAACAAGCAGCACTCGCTGTGAATGCGTGCACAGCCCAGGCAACCAGGTAGTGAGCAGGAGGGTAGCCTAGTTTTTTCTTTGTCATAAATTTCCTAAGATTTTTAGCCTAATTAGAAAGATTAGCGAAATAGTAACAACAATCAAAACTCATGTGCAAGAATACAATTAGCGAAATATTAATTGCTGCTTCTTTTGTTCAGTTAAAATACTTCTTGTGGGACCTGAATGGAACTTGCTTCCCTATGACGATAAGATAAACTTAAAAAATCTAAACATAAAAGGATGATAAAATGATTATACGCACTGTCAATCCTGCTAATGAAGCGGTTTTAAGCGAATATACTTTGCTGGAAGAGAACCAAATGTCTTCCTTGATTGAGGCGGGTCATTTAACCTTTTGTGTTTGGCGAAAAACGCCTTTCTCTCAACGCAAGCAATTAATGTTAAATTTAGCAAAGTTGCTCGAGAAGAAAAAAGTGGATTTGGCCACTTTAATGGCTAACGAAATGGGTAAACCGATTTCGTTAGGTCAAGCGGAAATCGAAAAATGCGTTTGGCTATGTGAACATTACGCTGAGAACGCAGAAGGTTATTTACAACCGAGAACTATCAAAACTGAAATGAAGAAAACAATGGTCTGCTATCAACCTCTTGGTATTGTGTTTGCAATCATGCCCTGGAATTTTCCATTTTGGCAGGTATTTCGTTTCGCTGTCCCCACAATCATGGCAGGAAACGCTGCAATCTTAAAACATGCCCCCATCTCCACAGGGACCGGCAACAAGATAGCCGATTTGTTCCTGGAAGCTGGATTTCCTGAGCATTTATTTCAGCATTTTATTTTAAGCAATGAGTTGGCCGCTAAAGCCATTGCAAATGACAAGATTATTGCAGTTACCTTGACAGGTAGTGAAAGGGCAGGTTCAACTGTGGCCTCGAATGCGGCAAGCCATTTAAAGAAGGCGGTTCTTGAGTTAGGTGGAAATGATCCTTATTTGATTCTTGCTGATGCTGATTTAGATCTTGCTGCAAAGTGTATTGTTAGATCTCGGCTCAATAATTGCGGCCAGGTTTGTATTGCTGCAAAACGGATTATTGCAGTGGAACCTATTCGGGATGCGTTAATTGAAAAAATTAAATCCCTCGTTTGTGATTACAAAATGGGTGATCCTTTAGACGCCAATACGAACTTAGGACCGATGGCTAGCGAAACTTTGCGCAATGCTCTTCACGAACAAGTACAAAAAAGCATAAAACTTGGTGCCAAACTCATTTTTGGCGGCCAAATACCGCATCGCAAAGGATTTTATTACCCTCCTACTTTATTAGTTGACGTGCACAAAGGAATGCCTGCTTTTGATGATGAACTTTTTGGACCTGTCATCGCTGTCATTTCTGCAGATGACGAAGCAGAGGCGATACAATTAGCAAATCAAAGTCGTTATGGATTAGGAGCTGCTATTTTCACCCGTGATGAAAAACGTGGTGAATATATTGCACAACATGAAATTGAAGCGGGTTCCTGTTTTGTAAATGCCCTTGTTGCTTCTGATCCTCGTGTTCCTTTTGGAGGAATTAAACGCTCCGGTTTCGGCAGAGAGCTGTCGAGAGAGGGAATTTTAGAATTTGTAAACACTAAAACGGTTGCAATACAATAAATGATAATGCAGACTTCAAATGCTCAATTTATTTTCATTTCTGCTCGTCAACAAATGCTGCATTGCTTTGAAAATGATAAGCCTTGCAAGTCCTATCCAATCTCAACTGGAAAAAATGGCTTAGGTGAGCGATACGGGAGCGAGTGTACGCCTCGTGGATGGCATCGTATCTATTCAAAGATTGGATTAAATGCCGCTGTGAATAGTGTATTTATTTCGCGTAAATGGACTGGAGAAATCTATTCCCCTGAATTGGCTGCACAACATCCGGGGCGGGATTGGATTTTATCGCGTATTTTGCAGTTGGACGGTTTAGAGGAAGGGCGAAATAAAGGAGGGGATGTAGACAGTTTACGACGCTGTATCTACATACATGGAACTCCTGACACTACGGATTTGGGCAAACCAGGATCGCGTGGTTGTATACGCATGCGGAATTCCGATTTAATTGAATTAGTAAATTGGGTAGCTCTAGATACAAAAATCTGTATCGAATAACTTTCTCTTTGTTCTACCGAGAGAAAAATTGGGTTATTTAAAGTCAAAAAATAAAATATAAAATTGGCGGTGTAAGTTGCTTCACGTCAGTATATAATGCGCGGCAATTTATTTCCGTTGCCTAAAAGAGGTGAGTTGAATGTCTTATAAGTTTGAAGAAGGCAAAGATCTAATTATTGATGCGGTAGTTGATAAGCTACAGCAAAAAATGGGTGGTGGACAAGCACCATTTTGCATTGAATTTGTTCGTCAATTTTACGGTACTGTCGCGTTAGAAGACTTACGAGAATGGGATATTGATGATCTTTATGGTGCGATAATTAATTTTTGGTCACTTATTCAACATCGCGCGCCAAACGAAACTAAAATCCGTATTTATAATCCTGATTTTGAAAGGCACGGTTGGCAAACGACTCATACTGTGGTTGAGATTATTACCGATGACATGCCATTCTTGGTTGACTCTTTAAGAATGGTCATCAATCGCTTAGGTTTAGTGTCCCATCTTATAATGCATATGGGCAATTTGCGCGTTAGGCGTGGAAAAAACAATGAAATTATTGAAGTTTTGCCGCGTAATGGTGAAAGCCAGCACAAGGATATTATTGTTGAAGCTGCAATCTTCATTGAAATAGATCGACAAACGGATGCCTCTGTACTTGAGGATCTGCATCGCAATTTTGAGCGTGTCTTAGAGGACAATCGGGCTGTGGTGAGTGATTGGATGCCCATGAGGGAAAAAGTAAGGGCAGCCATTGCTGAACTTGAAGCCGTTTCCTCGGTGCTGGAACCCAATGAAGCTTCAGAAACAATCGCTTTTTTAAAGTGGATTGAAGATCATCATTTTACTTTTCTTGGGATGCGCGAGTATGAACTCATTCGTAAAGGACAAGAAACTATTCTGCAACCTTTGCCTGAAACGGGTTTAGGTGTATTGCGCCAGAGCATGAGCAAATCTAGTGCACGCAGTATTTCTGC
The genomic region above belongs to Legionella micdadei and contains:
- a CDS encoding phosphatase PAP2 family protein, yielding MMGIILTLTLIGAYLLFGIKSPYFKVARELVYFFLVVSVIANATNAIQLTPFDPIDRKLITTDHFLFINLQELMAWTANKPWFRTMLALGYDSLPFQMTYLPILIIFARKFSYIREYYTMLLLTALFGFSFYYFFPTMGPASFTSSPYFMAEQYATGVKFAELHHYIPPSTLDGGMIAMPSFHVIWAWLCLALIRCWPIVFILLIPVNLLLIVSCVLLGWHYFIDLIGSVIVLLLAYGIYFRFVKKYQPI
- a CDS encoding L,D-transpeptidase encodes the protein MQTSNAQFIFISARQQMLHCFENDKPCKSYPISTGKNGLGERYGSECTPRGWHRIYSKIGLNAAVNSVFISRKWTGEIYSPELAAQHPGRDWILSRILQLDGLEEGRNKGGDVDSLRRCIYIHGTPDTTDLGKPGSRGCIRMRNSDLIELVNWVALDTKICIE
- the rplI gene encoding 50S ribosomal protein L9, with the protein product MEVILLEKIRKLGDLGDKVEVKAGYGRNFLIPQNKAVFATEENTKLFEARRAELEKKAKQTFAAAEQRAAKLNDTTVVISAMASDEGKLYGSVGANEIKDALLAKSIEVSKREIVMPDGPIHSIGDFTVEIHLHSDVIANLQVQVVPAK
- a CDS encoding NAD-dependent succinate-semialdehyde dehydrogenase, whose protein sequence is MIIRTVNPANEAVLSEYTLLEENQMSSLIEAGHLTFCVWRKTPFSQRKQLMLNLAKLLEKKKVDLATLMANEMGKPISLGQAEIEKCVWLCEHYAENAEGYLQPRTIKTEMKKTMVCYQPLGIVFAIMPWNFPFWQVFRFAVPTIMAGNAAILKHAPISTGTGNKIADLFLEAGFPEHLFQHFILSNELAAKAIANDKIIAVTLTGSERAGSTVASNAASHLKKAVLELGGNDPYLILADADLDLAAKCIVRSRLNNCGQVCIAAKRIIAVEPIRDALIEKIKSLVCDYKMGDPLDANTNLGPMASETLRNALHEQVQKSIKLGAKLIFGGQIPHRKGFYYPPTLLVDVHKGMPAFDDELFGPVIAVISADDEAEAIQLANQSRYGLGAAIFTRDEKRGEYIAQHEIEAGSCFVNALVASDPRVPFGGIKRSGFGRELSREGILEFVNTKTVAIQ
- the rpsF gene encoding 30S ribosomal protein S6 — encoded protein: MRHYEVVFLVHPDQSEQVPAMVERYEGIITKHGGLIHRKEDWGRRQLAYSIKDVHKAHYILMNIECNQTALEELKNAFKFNDAILRHLIINQKHAITAPSALMKKEKDERAA
- a CDS encoding carbon storage regulator encodes the protein MNIVTIPFEVPLTVCVKGELVQIVAFKTLEHGNVKFGVQAPRSIEVHREEIYQAIKQKRQSGDTE
- a CDS encoding DUF2232 domain-containing protein, which gives rise to MMARLGEFLGKQGRLLLENDRLALLYIAVLALIPFAAWLSAAVVALITLRKGWLDGFKGFVVATLTLLILSLPSMPLSAAVITALMAFLPCYLTAALLHSTTSLKIAGFFIVLQALLVIALIHWLAPEFISNQYLYVQAIIKELERESSDGNMTSLLSNNEAVNKIVIANYIVGVQAVSVLLSAVVSLLLARSVQSRLYYPGGFKRDLVAFRASGFGVIILAIAMIGAYRHNPLALSCLPVLAVYYVFAGLSLSFNVLAKDKGVGTLALLLVPLILLPFVMLPVYVIFGALDSLFNFRLHLSPNAGGK
- the rpsR gene encoding 30S ribosomal protein S18, coding for MSGTYFRRKKISRFSSDSSSEIDYKDLNLLKNYITETGKIVPSRITGTQTRFQRQLAKAIKHARFLGLLPYCDSHR
- the pcsA gene encoding phosphatidylcholine synthase; this encodes MTKKKLGYPPAHYLVAWAVHAFTASAACFGILTLIEIYQHNYVQALWFMGIAVFIDAVDGSLARLVGVKSVLPNIDGTLLDNIVDYLNYVITPCFFLFVKPDMLPPSYLLFIIVAIVITSAYQFCQADAKTTDHFFKGFPCYWNIAVFYMFIFDTSMSTNAWILSILCVLIFVPVKYVYPSRLDYLTESKFLKVVMHSFSATYGVSSAVILWSYPNIESLWLVLSIGYVVIYLTLSVYRTYSPMIKSRIAANKE
- a CDS encoding thioredoxin family protein yields the protein MAKTASNMLPLGTYAPHFSLLDVVSGKKVNLNESSKGKITVVMFICNHCPYVKHINKELTCLANDYIPKGVKFYAINSNNVESYPDDSPENMKKTASIEGYPFPYLFDETQEVAKAYQAACTPDFYVFDSNLKLSYRGQLDDSRPGNHIAVTGNSIRQALDCLLTNQPLDFEQKPSLGCNIKWKD